The stretch of DNA TAGCAACAGGACATAAACTAGAAGAAATTCACGATACAGAGAATGATAATGTATATAGTGAATATATTCATCGTGTCCCTGTTTATATTAAGCAATTACCTACTGTAGAAGAAGCTAAAACACAAAAATATGTACGAGGAACCCCTCCCGTAATGAACTATCCAGTACTCGATGGATGGTTAGGCCACCGAGGGCTTGATTCTAAAAAGCTTATTATATACTGGGCAAAAGGTGATCTAATGTCGCCTGAAATTAAACAAAATAACGGTTTAATTATTAATACTGATATAAACGAAGTTATTGATGGTGGCGTTT from Orbaceae bacterium lpD04 encodes:
- a CDS encoding S24 family peptidase, giving the protein MKGDSVSTFAKKCDMSETVIRDYLSGKTYPSLNRLASISEKCNVSYSWLATGHKLEEIHDTENDNVYSEYIHRVPVYIKQLPTVEEAKTQKYVRGTPPVMNYPVLDGWLGHRGLDSKKLIIYWAKGDLMSPEIKQNNGLIINTDINEVIDGGVYLLEYEDMTLLRRIRLTLEGWQLLCNNNQCETITVLRKDFKQYKIVGNVVQIIKDLY